Genomic window (Hippoglossus stenolepis isolate QCI-W04-F060 chromosome 11, HSTE1.2, whole genome shotgun sequence):
TTTGACTTGAACTCATCTATCCTTCTGTTGACCATCCCTGTTGCCATCACTTCTTCCATCTTGTGTCCATTCATTGTGCTAATAAGCAAAGATGACATCATACATCATCTGATGTCCATCATCCCAGGCGTACAGTTTCTTGTCCAATGGGCAGTAAGCCAGTTGTGAGGTGTGCGCGTGCATGTTCGTGAAGGCAAGGCTCGGCAcggtgtgtgtgagcgtgtgcgtgtCGAAGGCATAAGTCACGTTGGCGTAGCGGTGCTCCATACTGTTCACAGCATAGAGCACGCCACAAACCAGGAAGCTATTTCCGTAGCGACCACGCCGAAGACCTGTGCGGAAGCTCCGTATTGGCTGAAGGTCGCGGGGATGGAGTTGGGTTAGCAGGATTACTTCCTGGTGAAAGCCCTCTGTGTCCAGAGCAGGGTAGAGTAACCACAGGCCAGACTCATCCACAGCAAACTCCACCTGGGAAAAAGAGAGCCACAAGTTTAACACCAGATTTTGTACCAtccatttacacacccacatgtataaacataggacccaggttgaaaaatacaaGAATTCAGCTTTAAAACCACTACAGTATATTCAATTTTGGGAAAATTGCTTTATACTACTTCTAGTGAGtgagattattatttatttattattattatttccatgGCTTATTTCTAAGCCTGGAGTTGGAGCTGGAGTCATGATTTGCTAAGTTTAGTCAAGGCAACAAAAACCCACCTTCCTCTGTGCAAAATGCATGACAATAAAAGTGTTTATCATAGTTAGACATATCACACCCAGATGTACTTAGCTCTCTTACCATTTGCCCCATAGACTCACTGTGTCGACGCCTACAGCAAGATAATAACTCGATGCAGCAAAACTTTCTGTGATTATTTAAAGACACAATAGAAATCTTTAGGTCAGAGCTGAACACGGCAAAGCTACTTTTAAGCTGTGATGCTGTTTGCAGGTGAAACCAACCTCCTAAGAATCTTAAATGAGCCTCAACATTAGACACTTTCAAAACTAACTTAAAAACACTATTGTTGTCCAGTGTCTTGAATTGATTGGTTTCTCTACTGCACTTCAGCTTctgtaaagttatttttatgcCTGAAAGGCTCTATAGAAACGACATTGCCTTGCCTATCACCACCTGAATTCTAATAAGCATCGTCCgtacacaaacaacaatgtCTCTAAAACTATTTTCTATATTCATGGTTTTCATAATGGAAATATTCTATGTGAACAGCAAGCCAGGCACGGAgactgtctgcagctccacacagaCTGACATTAAAACCTGAGCTCCCCATGTGGCAAATAAGTCACAGAGTGTTAACTCTGTGTCACACTGTCAAAATGTTTTGAGCTTCAAAGATGTTTATTACTTCTGCTGACTTTTGGATAGAGCAAGCTGTTTCCTCCTTGCTTCACGTCTTAAGGCTAAGCTAACATGTGCAACATCCTgtctttcttcccctccttcCCTTACCCGGCTGAGGGCCTCTTGTGGCTCCACCCACAGACTGTATACAGGAAGCCAGCTCACCTGGTTCACTCTTCCTGAACAAAGAGACCTGGCAGGCCTCATGCTCAAAAGTTTGGTAtgtgtgaatgaaaaatgtGAGTTTGCCATATTTGATGGTCAGTGAACAGATTTGATCTATAGTGTGTTGATGTATAGGtaatagttttttcttttgcttttgttcCCTCTCTGACCTTTTCAGGTCCGTGAAGGGGTCCTGAGTGTGTATTCTTTGAGTAAATCATCATGCAGTGTCTCCTGTGGGGTTACATCACAATTACCATGCTCACGCAAAGTGTGCTACGAGTCTTACCTCAGTTTGCGTTCTGTGAGCTTGCTCCTCCAGTATCGCATCGTGCAGCGTGGTCCAGGCGGCGACATATCGGTGCCTCAGGTCGTATCTGATGACATCCCTGCTGAACGCACGGTTGTAGTAGAAAGCCCCATTAAACACGACGTGGCCCGTGCCGGTGAAACTATAGGGCAGCTTGTACGAATTACTCGCCTGACCTGAGCAGGATGAACAAGCAGAACACATGCAGCCGGTCAGAATTACACGTGACAACAAACGAGTGAAACAAAGCACAACGTGGATCCAAACAGGAGCTGCTACCAACAGGATACAAACACATCAGGTTTCGTCAAGTtgaatttaagactttttaagaccataatgaaatTTAAGACCTATGTCAAGTATAATAGATACTGTAGCtgagtcccagaattactttACAATAATTGAATGTAAGGTGACGTAGAGGAGTAGAGAATAAATCTCGAAACTCTGCAATATCTAGCTAATCCATATCCATAGTCTTTCCCTCAGCCAGGCCGAATGTACTTTTATTAATTCTAACCAACCATCAGTTCCACATTagtcttgttcttgttttttttacgacGTGCTAGTAACAGTATCGTGGACAAAGAACTACAACACGGAGGCATTACAAACTAATCATAACTCCAAAACATTCaaaaaaagctatttttaaGAGCAACAAAAGAGACTTTTTGAAAAGGGTTCAGATTATTacatttagactttttaagaccctgtGTGTAGTAGCACTGTAAAATAtgtgtcagaaaaaaaagaaagagatagGTTAACTTAAACTTAAACAGTTATTTCActtccacatacacacacacactcacacacaaacacacagagacacacaaacaacctgaTTTGAAGGTGTCCATGTCTCTGAACTCTTGCAGGTTGTTGCCATAGAGCCCGCTGGTTAGGTAGATGACGTTGCCATGGCCGCGTGCATCTCTCATCCAGGCTCCGTCACTTAGGCCGTAGGAGTTGTGCTGGACCGGATCAGAGAGGCTGGCTACTGTGTCCTTACACATCCCTGCAAGAACACATGCATGAATCAGGAACATCACAGGATCTCAATTATAAATACATGCAATCACTAACTGATAAACTAGTGTACTATATGTGTCTCTACCAGGCTTTTTGGTGGTCTTCGGCTGGTCCTTAGGGCTCTCCGTCCAGCTAAGTCGTCTTTTGGGTTCCTGCTGAGACCCTGCCGTGGGAGGCGCATCAACAGGTGGACTTATATTGGAACTTGAAGCTTGTATGGTGGTGGGGGCTGGTTTGGCTGTAGTGGTGGTTTGTTGGGTGGTGGTGGGATGATCGGTTAGCGGCTGGGTTGGTGCTGGACTGCTTACTCTCCTTGATGCCTCCTTGCCGTCTGGTTCTGTGCTCACAGTGGGCGCAGGTCCTGGATCCTGGATGGGGAAAGTCCTGTCAGGTGGGAGCTGGTCAGAAATCAGTAAGTCCCATGAAGTATGTGCAGTCAGAGTCGCTGTGAGAGAAGGAAATAAGACAggacattttttaacatttattttacttcagtCTCAAGTCACTGTAATAGTTGTTGGGATATCAATCATTAGAGATGCACCAGACTTACTATTCTTTGCCCTACCTCTGTCATTCGTCTTATAGCTCTCTTCTTCTGCCTTATAGAAGGTCATGCCCTTGACGACCATGCTGTTCTTCTCTTTGACTGGCTTTTGACTTGCTGTCTTGTTGCTGGTTGGCTCTTGTTGTTCCAGAATATCTTGCTGTTGGTTCTTCTTCAGCTGAACGTCATTATTCTTCTGCAACAGCACGAGCAACATTCAGTCCAGTTTATAAAGAATTTGGGCTTTTTTGCAGTTAATATGTTTTGGGatacagattaaaaaaatatgtatatatctgttcagacacacattttcaaataatgggtatcatatcaaatcaaattgaattcttacagtccatattcacaaatcataatttgccTAGTAGGGTTTAACAATCTGTATATGGTGCAACATCCTTCGTCCTTACCCTCTGACTAGTGTGAGGAAAAACCTTTAATaagggaaaacacagacacctcTGGGACAgtcacaagtgagggatccctctcccaggacggacagagggGCAATAGATGCGTGATAATGAATACCTGTTTGTTAGCGGAGGCAGGGGCTCGATTCTTCTGTCCTGTATGACTCAGATcagtcactttctttttcttctgctgggcctttttctccttctccttctcttttgcTCTGTCCTTTGCacgctctttctctcttgctctctctgtaAAGTTACGTGCAAAGGCCTGGAGCGCAAACACAGGATGACATTAAGGGCAAACATTAAACTTACAGTTACCTATAAAAGCACAATTTGCATTAAACTGTCTGCAAGCAAATCTACATACCAGTAAACAAGTGAATGGGCACAGATCCAATCCATTAGAATACAAACAGTTTATATTAGGCTGAAACTACATGTCTCACAGCCTggtcacacatatgcaaatgtaTCCGTAACCCTAACCTGAGGCGAATGTTCCCCTCAGGTTCACTTGCGTGGAGTTAAactttgatgaactttgacctgcgatATTCCCTTTGCATTCACCTGTATGTGATCAGGCCCTTACACTTGCAAACCAATCAATCACACCGCCAATTAACTGATTGATTAGATGGGTTGGGTTGATGTAAAGCAACAGGAAGAGGCCACTGTTCTTCattaacaaaccaaacaagtaACAGTATCATCTATCAGTCATCGAGGTTAATAGAAAATATGGTCTTAATGGAACATGATCTTAACGGTCACCTTAATGGTGACAGATCTCCTGCTCTCTGGAGGATTTCACAACAGTCTCTAGAGTTACAGGAACTCCAGTAAaataaagggagagagagagatgagagatgaaaaaagGTTTCCAGCCAGACACTGATTGAACGTTGCAGTTTATGGTCACAGCCTTAAACTCTAAGGAGTGACATTCCCTTTGTGCAAGGCAATCATCTTCAAATGAATCATACTGGAATCTTACCACAATGCAAAAAGACATACATGGGGATTTAATGGCATCTAGGGATCTTCAACCAAAAAAGATACATATGAATGTTACTAATTAgattacatatatttaaaattgcAGTTAGTAATGAACATGAAGGCAACATAGATTAAtccatccattttttttatactCAGAGCTGCTATCTACCtcctaattccacaaacatctgtctgtctgaggaATGCATGTGGGCTGCGGCCAATAATATCTGGCTCGTCTGCTCATTATGaggatttaatttgttttctttcaccatATTGGGCTGACACAGAAATTCACGGGTGAtctcatggcagcaacattcatataATCACGCCCTCTTTGACAAGCTGTCTTCAAAGTATAAGCACAACATTCCTTTTCCCGTACTGCTCCATATTGATCTGAGTTAGAGAGCTTTTATTTCGAAAAGTTGcaaacttgggtctgaagattgtgaaAATTCATACATACAAATTATggaaaaataacaccagttcagTTCATCATTCAATCTTATCTATAAACCAAATACTTGAAGTAAAGCAAATCCAGTTTTCtgtcatgaaaaacattgactataaaatcttaattgcagataaaccaggtgggtTTAACAAAAGGTTTCAAACGTCTCTCTGCACcaactgtgttttttataaactgactgtttataaaaaagctctgcacacaacgtcctgCAAATAAGCActgaaaagtgacagtatattgtagaactgtttgatgaggactcactaatgataAGTAATAATTCTAAAGTATAGAGCATTAGcacaggacaagcaaacagcccattccaatcagacaggtttagaacaggcactgcactagcgGTAGTTACACATTTTAGACAAACTTTAGTGAGAAAATCAAACTGAATGTTTGCACAATGAGGTGGataagtcacacacacaccaagtggAAATTACAGCTTTCATAGATTGGTGCAttgtgcacatgtatgtgtgtgtgtgtgtgtgtgtgtgtgtgtgtgtgtgtgtgtgtgtgtgtgtgtgtgtgtgtgtgtgtgtgtgtgtgtgtgtgtcctcactttttccatgttgtccatcttgGTCAGCAGTTTGGTGGTGACAGAGTGGAGCTTTAACAAGTCCATTCCATACAGAGAGCCCTCCAACAAGTCCATAATAGTTGCCAGCTTATCAGACAGAAGATGCGcgacacagaaaaaagaagagagaaagaatacGCTTTGATTGTGATTGTAAACAACATCTTTAACTAATGTTCAAACTCTGAACTACTTCAGAAGATTGTTTGACCTTTGTAGCCAATAGATATAGAATAACTTTCCATATCATACATGTTTCTACCTTTATGTCATCCTTGCTGGCCTCCTGCAGTTTTTTAAACCTGTACTCTCCCTCACATGGGTTGACAGCTGAAGGCGgcaccatgcacacacacttcttgCAGTCTGTTCCCTTGGTAACCGTCTCCACAGTGTAAAAATCCTGGGACAGCGATGTTGGGCCACTGTCAGGGATACGGCTGCAGTCAGAGCGCTTGATTGGTCGAACAATGCAGCGGCACACACAATCGGAGCCTGATGACACAGTCTTTACTTTGTCGTAATCACCCA
Coding sequences:
- the LOC118117787 gene encoding olfactomedin-like protein 2B isoform X2 — translated: MWHRLSLLLLCCALTGLDALEADRSDKMPPTDAPVEGQKAEQDAAPSAAAANAEPGPREEQQRPAGRDAPAAGAEGRVEQPTAEPLEDELDNQENIISQLLGDYDKVKTVSSGSDCVCRCIVRPIKRSDCSRIPDSGPTSLSQDFYTVETVTKGTDCKKCVCMVPPSAVNPCEGEYRFKKLQEASKDDIKLATIMDLLEGSLYGMDLLKLHSVTTKLLTKMDNMEKAFARNFTERAREKERAKDRAKEKEKEKKAQQKKKKVTDLSHTGQKNRAPASANKQKNNDVQLKKNQQQDILEQQEPTSNKTASQKPVKEKNSMVVKGMTFYKAEEESYKTNDRATLTAHTSWDLLISDQLPPDRTFPIQDPGPAPTVSTEPDGKEASRRVSSPAPTQPLTDHPTTTQQTTTTAKPAPTTIQASSSNISPPVDAPPTAGSQQEPKRRLSWTESPKDQPKTTKKPGMCKDTVASLSDPVQHNSYGLSDGAWMRDARGHGNVIYLTSGLYGNNLQEFRDMDTFKSGQASNSYKLPYSFTGTGHVVFNGAFYYNRAFSRDVIRYDLRHRYVAAWTTLHDAILEEQAHRTQTEVEFAVDESGLWLLYPALDTEGFHQEVILLTQLHPRDLQPIRSFRTGLRRGRYGNSFLVCGVLYAVNSMEHRYANVTYAFDTHTLTHTVPSLAFTNMHAHTSQLAYCPLDKKLYAWDDGHQMMYDVIFAY
- the LOC118117787 gene encoding olfactomedin-like protein 2B isoform X1, yielding MWHRLSLLLLCCALTGLDALEADRSDKMPPTDAPVEGQKAEQDAAPSAAAANAEPGPREEQQRPAGRDAPAAGAEGRVEQPTAEPLEDELDNQENIISQLLGDYDKVKTVSSGSDCVCRCIVRPIKRSDCSRIPDSGPTSLSQDFYTVETVTKGTDCKKCVCMVPPSAVNPCEGEYRFKKLQEASKDDIKLATIMDLLEGSLYGMDLLKLHSVTTKLLTKMDNMEKAFARNFTERAREKERAKDRAKEKEKEKKAQQKKKKVTDLSHTGQKNRAPASANKQKNNDVQLKKNQQQDILEQQEPTSNKTASQKPVKEKNSMVVKGMTFYKAEEESYKTNDRGRAKNTTLTAHTSWDLLISDQLPPDRTFPIQDPGPAPTVSTEPDGKEASRRVSSPAPTQPLTDHPTTTQQTTTTAKPAPTTIQASSSNISPPVDAPPTAGSQQEPKRRLSWTESPKDQPKTTKKPGMCKDTVASLSDPVQHNSYGLSDGAWMRDARGHGNVIYLTSGLYGNNLQEFRDMDTFKSGQASNSYKLPYSFTGTGHVVFNGAFYYNRAFSRDVIRYDLRHRYVAAWTTLHDAILEEQAHRTQTEVEFAVDESGLWLLYPALDTEGFHQEVILLTQLHPRDLQPIRSFRTGLRRGRYGNSFLVCGVLYAVNSMEHRYANVTYAFDTHTLTHTVPSLAFTNMHAHTSQLAYCPLDKKLYAWDDGHQMMYDVIFAY